One Argentina anserina chromosome 6, drPotAnse1.1, whole genome shotgun sequence genomic window, ATATAACTGTATTGGCTCGTGACTTCTTCAGGTACTTAACAATGAGGCCAAGATATGGAAACAAATTAGCTCTATTCGAAGTATAGTTGGATATCAAGTTGCACCCCAAGCAAGTTTCATGGAAGAACTAAAGGCTCTTTACATCTTCACTGGAGTAGAGCCACCAACATCGTTCGACGACCCTTCTGATCTCGCTCAAGTCGACAACAAACTCCGTTTTCTCATGTCCATAATCGGACTGAAGTAGCATGTACCTGTGGTGTTGTTCGTAGATTATCCATTGTCGATTTTCCAGTTTTCTTATCATACCTAACAGGGTTTTAGAGTGCTAGCTATGTGAAGTAGCCTGTAGTGCTTTGTGGACTACCCTTTGTTGGTTTTCAGTTTTATTATCGTGCCAAGACAATTTTTTGCATCTGGTTAGCCTATTCTAATCGCGTTTTAGAGTGCTATCATTCGTGCAATAGTTATTGTGATCGATTTGTATCAGTTATGAACAATCTCTTCCTCTATTTGTATTCACACACTGGTAATGTGGTTACATCCATGCTATGTTACTATTGTGACTTGTGAGAAGAAGTTGTGCTCCCCTCTCTGATTTCTCCATGCatcaatcaaatcaaatgTGGAACATCAGTCCTAGTATTTCAAACACTCCAAACTACACCAAATGGCAGGTTTAACATACCAAGCCAGGCCATCGGACTTGCAAGTCCGATCAGAGCAAATGTTATCACAAAGGAAATGCCGATGAAGACTAGCTTGGTTCCCAAATCAAACAGAACATCACTGAAATGTTATTTCATAGCCCGGGGAGTGGACACGCGGGGGCGGCAAAGACCCGAAGACAGGTGGTCGATTGACCTCAGAGACGGAGAAAACAGACAGAAATCTcgaaaaaccaaaagagaggGGGATCTCTCTGCTCCTGTTTCTCGCTCACACGTTGGACCAATTCTTTCTCCTTACCTCGTTTGTTGGTTtcgttagagagagagagagagtgagaggagagagagagagtgtgatTCATATTAAAGCTTCCAGCTAAGTATTTATATGAATGAGTGTGAATGAGAACTCCGCCTTCTCTGCTATCTCTCTCTATTGACTCAGCTCTCCTCAACATCTCTAACATCTCCGATCTCTCTCCTCTTCCTGACCACATACTCTGCGATCGCTTCTTGGTACTCCGCTTTTTCTGTATTTGCTTTACTTTGTCATTGAGTTCTTTTGGTTTGAACACTTTGGTTGTTGTGAAATATGGATTGCTTTATGGTTTTGGGGTAATGGGCAGGCTTTAATCTGGTGAGATTTGATCTGGGTTTGTGTAAAGTTTGGATCTTTGATGCTGGTTAAGTGTGTGCGACTCATAGTTTGGTTGCCTAATTTGTTCATTAACTGCTTTTGATTTGAGGCTTTGAGGATGTGAAAAGTGGAtttctttctgtttttgtGTAATGTTGAAGTTTGATGTGGTGAGATATGTACTGGGTGTGGTTGAAGGTTGAATCTTTAGTCGTAAATGATGATGGTTAAGTCTGTGCTGTTCATAAATTTGCTTCAGTCACTCACTTAGTGCTTTTGGGTTGAGGTGTGATGTAATGGGTTTCTTTCTTTGGAGGAAAATGGGAAATTGGCCAAGGTTAATCTGGTGACATGTGAAGTGGATATATCAGTTGCTGGTTAAGTGTGTGCTAGACTGCTAGTGGCAGTTGATTGATATGATGATGCGTTTGATTCGGGCCTTGCCTAGTTTTCGTAAAAAGATTTCAACTCTTAAGGTGTCCTTTCTGTGGCAAATCTCGAGCATGGCAGAGCCTTTTGAATGTTTGAAGGCTATCCCTGCATAATAGAAACCCTATTTACTACAGATGGAAAATGATTGTGCACAGTGAAATTAGGCATGCCCTTATGAAAGATCATCGTTGTGTTATTCTGTGTTTGTTTCTATTTCTTAAAGATCCATGGTATGCATGATGGACATTCATAATATACTACATTTAATGGGAGCTCAATTTGACAATTCACAAGAAATGGAAATGCATCCGTTTCATAATTTGGTGCTGAAGTCTTATTCTACTTGTTGCTTCTGTGCTACTATATAGTTTTTGGACCATCTTTTGAGttttttgataaagtttttcttttttgctaTAGTAATTCTTGTTTTCTTGACAGAAAACTCTGAGTGCTGGAAAGCTGAATGAGAAAGTCTTGAAGCTATTCGTAGCAACTGGCAAGGATGAAGTCCTTTCATTAATTGAGGCACTTAATATCCGGCAGATCCATAGCCCTGTCCTTCCTACCAGTAAGTTACATTTGTAATATTTCCATTGTCATTAACCCTCTAGCTTATTTAGGTGCACTCTCCTTCTGACCTCCCGTGATCTCTTGCAGAGTGTTCTGAAAAGTTTTGAGATTGTGTGTACTTATGTTCGCCCACTGGTATCGAATTTTAAGGTGAAAGATCAAATAACTCAACAGAGCCAAGCAGTACTGATCTCTCAGAGTCTTTCAAGATGAATACAACCATCAACGATAGTGAGATTGACATTGTGGTTGCAGCAATCAACCCAGACCTGACATCATTCTTGGATGAATGGAGACCAATTATCTCTCAGTTCCATTTGATTATTGTCAAAGATCCTGATATGAAACAGGAACTCCAAATTCCAGAAGGATATAATGCAAAAGTCTATACCAAAGCTGACATAACCCGTATGGTGGGTTCTACCACCTCCATTGTCTTCTCAGGTTACTCGTGCAGGTACTTCGGTTATCTGGTATCAcggaaaaaatatattttctcaATTGATGATGACTGCACCCCAGCTAGAAACAGCAATGGTGAATTAGTAGATGTTGTTGCACAGCACATAGCCAACCTTAAAACACCAGCAACCCCTTTCTTTTTCAACACACTCTATGATCCTTTCCGTAAAGGAGCAGATTTTGTTCGTGGTTATCCATTCAGCCTGCGGAGTGGTGTTACATGCGGGCTATCCTGTGGATTGTGGCTCAATTTGGCAGACCTTGATGCACCAACTCAGGCCCTTAAGCCAGAGCAGAGGAATTCTCGGTATGTGGATGCTGTAATGACTGTTCCAGTGAGAGCCTTGCTGCCTGTAAGTGGAATCAACATCGCTTTTGATCGTGAGGCGGTTGGGCCAGCTCTGTTCCCAGCTTTGAGGTTGGCAGGAGAAGGAAAGTTTAGGTGGGAGACGATGGAAGATATATGGTGCGGCATGTGTGTGAAAGTTATATGTGATCACCTGGGTCTTGGTGTAAAAAGTGGGATGCCTTATGTATGGAGGAAAGAGCGAGGTGATGCAGTTCAAAGCTTGAAGAAAGAGTGGGAGGGGGTGAAGCTGATGGAGGAAGTGGTCCCTTTCTTTCAATCAGTTAGGTTGCCACGATCAGCAGTTACTGCTGAAGATTGTGTTGTGAGTATGGCAAAAACAGTTAAGGAGGAGCTGGGAAAGGTGGATCCTATGTTTGCTCGTGCATCAGATGCCATGGAGGCGTGGGTGAAGCTCTGGAAATCAGTGGGATCATCATCTGGAGCTTAATTGTTGAGCTTTCATCCCCCAGTTTTATGTTTTAGcttttctgtaagtctttaaCAGTAATTTACAACTATAGATTTCCTAATGTTCATCTATCCCTTATGACTAACTATAATGAGGCATTTGATATCTAGTATGGTGTTGGCAATAAAAAAGTTTGTTGTTTTCAGAATATGGTTTAGTTTGATATTTCTGGATACTCGGAAGCATTGCGAGTTGACTCTGTTGGTCATTTCCCAAGTAAccgattgagtttctttttcgCTTTTATTACATCGTTATTATATTTGagtaattgattttttttctttgaaatgtATTTGAGTAATTGATTTGGTTGGATAATTAACCAAGAATTTACGAATTACCATGAATGCTAAGGACTGATTAATGGACTAATGGTAGACCAAGTATCACGTAAGTTATGTATCCAGGATAATGCATGTACATAGCAAATAATTTAAAGAGAAAACAATGTAAAAGGACAAGGATAATTCAATCTAGCTATACATGGTAGACCAATGATCAGGGTATACTACATTACCATATATTTTTTCAGGTTGTAGTGCATTGTACATTAGGGATACATAATTGGTTCAAAAAGTAATTCTAATACATGCGCAGAGGATACATGCACCACTATTTCATTGCTATATATACAAAGTTTGTACATAATTGGTTTAAAAGGTAATTCTAATACTGTAATACATGCGCATAGCAGTCCATAATTGCTATATACCACTGTTATATTGCTCTGTAGACATAAGTGAACCAATTACTTAACGCCATAaaagtttgaatatgtttcCATATTTACCTGACAATGTATTATCCAAATAAAGTGGCAATTAATTACCATAAAGCTATCTTATATACCTTTTTGCATAAATGCATGAAAAAAGATTATAGAATAATCAAACTCGATCAGTAGTCAATTGCATTAGAAAGTTGAAAATGAAGATAGGACAAATTTACTGTATTGTCTTGCTTTACACGATTGCATTTTGTTTAGGTAATTTATTAcatttaaaaattagaaaaaaaattcttacGTATCGTGAACAATCAAAGTCACGGAGAAACACTTAAATTTCATTGTGAATCTAAAAATGATGATCTTGGTGTTCGTAGTCTTGTGTAAATGAGcaatttgaatttggatttcgaGTCAACATTATGGGATCCACACTTTTTCATTGTCACTTATGGTTTCAACCGGGAaacaatcatgcaagatttgtCGCATTTCGAGCTAAACTAGAGTTCTATGATGAGTGTGGCGGAGATCATTATATATGGACAACCAAAAATGATGGAGTATATCAAACTCACCTCGGTGATCATGGATATTGTGATAGCCAAAAGTTGATATATCTTTGGGGAAAGAGTTGAGCttatgtatgtgtataatatGAATCTTGATCGATaataatgatgatgatcagAATGTATTCTAATAAACTCCTTCATCTATCAGAttaataaaagtaattttgttacGAGAATTTCTCAAGACACACTGCTAGTTGATTAATAGACATTCATCATATTGGTTTGTTAATTAATAGTAGAAGTAATTCCAATTCATCTGAATAAGTGAGATTACTTATTAATCCCATTGCTAATATAAGATTACTGTCCGGGAATACTGGGTCTTATTGGCGATAGTTAAGCACAATTTCCTGACCAATCATATGCGGAAAATACTCTCCATGCATAAAAGGCTATGTGGTACTCTCTGATTTCGGTATATATTCAGCTTCCTGCAAAATCCTCTTTCACTACAAAACCATACAAGTAAACAACCCAAAAGAACAAAGTAGCTCTAGAAGAATGGCAAGCTTCACCACCAAACTAGGAGGAATTGCAAGAACTCCAACTTCTAGGATTCTTTCAAGACAGTTTCAAGTAAAACTTGTGTTTTgcatttgttggttttgatctGACCCCTATGCCATTACAGAGAATATAATGTTTGTTTTGGTAAATGCGTACATCACAGGGTGGTTCACATCAAGGAGGACGAGACGCAGCACAACAAGTAGGAAATGAAGCTAGGAATGCTGGTGAGCAGGTAATCCTTTCAAGTCTCTAACCAGAGATATATCTATATTTTGGTTAACCCCGAAGCGTTACATATCGAAGTTATCATCGCTTGTATGATAAGCGAGTGTGGATGAATGAATGCAGGTAGCAAATCAGGCCAATGATGTGGCCGGGAAGGTGTCTGCAACAGCGCAAGAAGTGAGTGAGAAAGCAAAGCAGACAGTGCAGGATGCTTGGGGCTCAGCCAAGGACACAGCGCAGAAGGCAGCCGATAGCGTCATGGGAAAGGCGCAAGAATCGAAGGAGTGTGTGATGGGAAAGGCGCAAGAATCAAAGGAGTTTGTCAAGGAAAACGCAGAGCAGGTCAAGAAAAGCATGAACACCAAGGGTCCTGTCAATTAACGACCTTCCCTCGATGGCAATCAACCCTTGTATCCGAAAGTTTTGTTTTACCTATTACTCTTATCTATATCCACTGTTGGGATACAATTAAACACTGGTTCCTTTCTCTACGAGGAAGTGATTAGTTCTTTCATGTTATGATGCATCAGATGTAAAAAGGCCAGGAAACCCTTATTGACAATAAATCCTTGCTTAAGCTCTGTTAACAAAACTTGTAATTTAGCTGCCGAGAAGTAAATTTGAGCTGTAAACTATCTGAATACGAAAAAGCAACCCAAGAGAACTTACACAGGTAAACAATCTGGTTGGTATCCTTAGGATTACTGGAGAACAGATTTCATTGAACGCTGAAGCAATTTCAGGCAACCATCATATACAGATCAGATGCAAACTGATATGATCATAAATCAAATCTCACGCAAGACATTACTATATAAACGGATCGAATTGTATTGACACAAACTGCAAATATTCACCAAAACTATTCATGAAAAATGTGAGCATTTCATCATTGATATGAACCTAGGAATCAACATGTTTCTCCCAACCATTTGATACACAAAAGCTAAAATAGTTTTCATTTACTCATCTCAATGTCTCCACTATCTTCATCAGGGCTATTCTTTAACATCAACAGTGAAGTTATGCTCCTCATCACACCCCAAATATGAATCACACATGAAATACAGTGTATACGTCTTCTCTCCAGCTTCTGCAGGGGCCAAAATTCTAAGTTGCATCATCGCCTTCTTTAGTAGCGGAACTTTTTTGATGGCAAGCAATGAGTTAGTCTTGGTATCCCCAACTACTAGCCACCACCCCTCTTCTTTGGTCCTTGGATACCTTGGTGCATCAACGGGGCCAACCTGTTCACGGTCCACATTAACTTGCAAAGTGATTTCCTCCCCAGCTCTTATATTCTCACTCTCCAGCACCTTAAATGTCATTTCAATGTTGGGAAATCGTTTACAAAATTGTTCAATATCCTCCAACTGTATATCTGACATCTGCAGTTCCTGAAGTAGTTCACGCCTCCCAACATACTCCATGTCAACCAAATCAGATACCCTCTCTATATTTCTTCCAGGAAACTCTTGGCATCTCTTTGCCAGCTCCCTTGTGAAGTGAGGAAGCTGTAGAAGCATCGAATCACAATCCCACATCCCCTGAGTGACCATCTGGCTGACTTCCATTGCTAGCAGAGAAATGTTTAGCCATCCATTGCTGGCAATGACATCAACCATTGCGTGAAGCAACCTACTTGCAGAAAGGAGAACCTCACGCTGGTCCATTGATAGGTTCCCAGCCACATGATGTCTTGCGAAATGGGCCTGAAGAAGAGCATTTGCTTTGACATGAGGATCTGTGCAGTTGGGATTCTCAAAGGAAAACCTCTGGTGGTTAATCAACCTTTGAATCACCTCTTCCTCTCCAGGTCGTATGGAAATCTGAGAGTACTCCGAAGCATGAGCTAGAATCTCAAGAAGACCCTTCATCTTTGTTCTAGAAGTTAAAGAGGAATTGAAACGCTCAATTGTAGAATAACTGATGTAATAGTATGAAGCTATTATGCCTAGATTCAAGGCAGAAACATCCCCATTCTCGATAGCAACACACTTGCTTGTTTCCAGGTCACTCAGTGTATTTTCCACAAGCTCTGAAAGGTACTCAGAAACATGCACGTGTGTAACTCCCTGAAGATTATAATAGTTGGGATTTTGTGTGAGCCTCCTGTAGAAAAAAGTCCATGTGAGGTAATTGAGAGCCCCTTCATGGTTTCCGATTACTTGAGCTACAACTTCAGCATTTATATTGTCATGTAGGTAATGGTGCAAATGGCTCTCAACAGGCAACGCCTCATATAGGAACTTCTTGTAGTATTCTTTCTGAGGGGCATGGCAGAGAATGACACATATTCCAGAATTGTCTTTCTTAGGGCGACAAGCACGACCAATCATCTGCAAGAGATCAGGAACTGGGTAATCAGTGTGAAGATTTTCCCGGCCATCATAGTATTGAGTTCCCATCACAACCACCAAATGTGCTGACAAGGGCACTCCCCAACATAGTGTACTGCTCATGACACATGACTGAATGTACTCGGCCTCAAAAAGTGCTGACACAATGTCTTGATCATCACCGGTTAGTCCCTCGTGCAAGAATCCCACTCCATGCCGCAAACAGTCTCGCAACTTCTCATTGCTGATTTTCTCAAAGAAAGGCTCAATCTCATCTAAAGATCGCAACAGAAATGAGGAATTCCCACCACACTCAGCATTGGAGTAATTTATCAGATCCTGAGCTGTTTGTTGGACATGTTTCCTTGTAGGAACATATACAAGAGCTGGTTTTCCTTTCTTGGCATGTTGAACAATTGCAGTGTATGTTGGTTTTGTCATAGCCTGCATTCTTGCTTCATAATTAACTATATCAACCCCCTGAATGTGTATTTCAGGCACTGGGCGCACACTGGGAGGAAAATTGAAAAGGCCATGAGATGCAGCCCCTATCCATCCTCCAAGATCCTTGGCATTTGCAAGCGAACTTGACAGTGCTACAATACGAATCTTCATCTCAAGTTCACTTGCCATACATCTCATCCTAGATACTATTATCTCCAGTGTGTGACCACCCTGACCACCAATCAAGTGTAGTTCATCTATAATAAAAAGACTAACTTGTTGAACATGCTTCCTCTGTTTCCAACGGCGAGATAAAGCATCCCATTTCTCTGGAGTGCTGATGATGATCTGACCTTTTTCAAGTAGCTTTAAATCTGTAGCTGTTTCCCCTGTTAATTCAACAACCCGCAAATTAAGACCATTGCACCCCATTCCAAACTTCTTTTGCCAGTCAGCATGCCTTTCCTTGGCAAGACCTTCAACCGGGGCAATGTACACAACACGTATGCCACTTTCGGAGGCCTTTTGATAATTCCTCAATACAGCAAACTCTGCGCATATGGTCTTCCCACTGCCTGTTGGTGCAGCAACTAAAACATTGTCATCAGAGTTATACAAAACATTGAAGACCTGAGTTTGAACAGCATTGAACTGCTTGAAATCTTGATACAAAGCTTCGTATAGAGGATTCCTTAATGCGGTCACAGGAAGCGGTTGCAGGTCCAATAACTCTGTCGGTGGAGGATACTTTTCAGGTAAGATGAGGTATCTGAAAGAAACAGGCAAAACAGTCTGCGACCCAAGCCACCTATCAGATACAACACGAATTAAGTAGTAAGGTGGAAGGGGTTCTTTAATTTTAACAGTGAAGTTCAAAGTATGATCCTCATTAATATATGGCTTCTTCAGCAAAAAATATTCATGATGAAGAATATGTTCCCCGTCATTATCCTCCACAAGTACCCAAAATGGCTCCACGTAGCCATGAACTTTGTCCTCCCATTGGAAGTCTGGCGTTATGGTAAGCTCAACTCTGAGTACTGTTCGAGTAATTGGCTGAACATGTGCTGCAAGGTTTAATTTGGGGAACTGGTGGACGAACTTATGAAGTATTCTCCCCATCTTTGGCATCTTTACAAGCTCCCCTAGCTCCTGTGAAGAGAGGTCATAATACCTTTCCCATGCCAAATTATTCTTCCCCAACTTTACCAAGATATCTTTTGTTATTCCATGGAATTGGCGAAGTGGCATTTGGACACTCCACATCCTCTTGTTGA contains:
- the LOC126800331 gene encoding uncharacterized protein At4g13230: MASFTTKLGGIARTPTSRILSRQFQGGSHQGGRDAAQQVGNEARNAGEQVANQANDVAGKVSATAQEVSEKAKQTVQDAWGSAKDTAQKAADSVMGKAQESKEFVKENAEQVKKSMNTKGPVN
- the LOC126798294 gene encoding probable UDP-arabinopyranose mutase 5 isoform X2; the encoded protein is MRTPPSLLSLSIDSALLNISNISDLSPLPDHILCDRFLKTLSAGKLNEKVLKLFVATGKDEVLSLIEALNIRQIHSPVLPTKSFKMNTTINDSEIDIVVAAINPDLTSFLDEWRPIISQFHLIIVKDPDMKQELQIPEGYNAKVYTKADITRMVGSTTSIVFSGYSCRYFGYLVSRKKYIFSIDDDCTPARNSNGELVDVVAQHIANLKTPATPFFFNTLYDPFRKGADFVRGYPFSLRSGVTCGLSCGLWLNLADLDAPTQALKPEQRNSRYVDAVMTVPVRALLPVSGINIAFDREAVGPALFPALRLAGEGKFRWETMEDIWCGMCVKVICDHLGLGVKSGMPYVWRKERGDAVQSLKKEWEGVKLMEEVVPFFQSVRLPRSAVTAEDCVVSMAKTVKEELGKVDPMFARASDAMEAWVKLWKSVGSSSGA
- the LOC126798294 gene encoding probable UDP-arabinopyranose mutase 5 isoform X1, with the translated sequence MNTTINDSEIDIVVAAINPDLTSFLDEWRPIISQFHLIIVKDPDMKQELQIPEGYNAKVYTKADITRMVGSTTSIVFSGYSCRYFGYLVSRKKYIFSIDDDCTPARNSNGELVDVVAQHIANLKTPATPFFFNTLYDPFRKGADFVRGYPFSLRSGVTCGLSCGLWLNLADLDAPTQALKPEQRNSRYVDAVMTVPVRALLPVSGINIAFDREAVGPALFPALRLAGEGKFRWETMEDIWCGMCVKVICDHLGLGVKSGMPYVWRKERGDAVQSLKKEWEGVKLMEEVVPFFQSVRLPRSAVTAEDCVVSMAKTVKEELGKVDPMFARASDAMEAWVKLWKSVGSSSGA